In a genomic window of Tachysurus vachellii isolate PV-2020 chromosome 13, HZAU_Pvac_v1, whole genome shotgun sequence:
- the chst1 gene encoding carbohydrate sulfotransferase 1: MQCSWKAVILLGLASIAIQYTAIRTFTSEPFQICPVPSFVNCSLGQEVETFERFCDDFPYFQYNASRAKTHILILATTRSGSSFAGQLFNQHMDVFYLFEPLYHVQHALLPHLTHSRYAIDRRVMLGASRDLLRSLYHCDLYFLESYIKPLPANHSTDKLFRRGASRALCTPPACDAFNLNEVTIEEGECVRKCTLLNLTLAAESCRERRHVAIKTVRIPEVGDLRALVEDPRLNLKVVHLVRDPRGILASRIETFRDTYRLWRIWRATGRKPYNLDLSQITTVCDDIFHSINTGSERPAWLRGRYMLVRYEDLARQPLQKTREIYNFLGLTIDKGVEEWIRNNTRGSNDSMAKHKYGTLRDSAANAESWRLKLSHDIVEYTQTVCQQVLEELGYRAVNSPEELKNLSLSLIEDKTFAPFL; the protein is encoded by the coding sequence ATGCAATGTTCCTGGAAGGCTGTGATTCTGCTCGGCCTGGCGTCAATCGCGATCCAGTACACGGCGATCAGGACGTTCACATCCGAGCCTTTTCAGATCTGTCCTGTACCGAGCTTTGTTAACTGCAGCCTGGGTCAGGAAGTGGAGACTTTCGAGCGCTTTTGTGACGACTTCCCTTATTTCCAGTACAATGCCTCCAGAGCGAAGACTCACATTCTGATTCTGGCCACAACACGCAGCGGCTCGTCTTTCGCCGGCCAGCTCTTCAACCAGCACATGGATGTGTTCTATTTATTCGAGCCACTCTATCACGTCCAGCATGCCCTGCTTCCTCACCTCACTCACAGCAGGTATGCTATAGATCGCAGGGTGATGCTCGGAGCGAGCCGCGACCTTTTGCGCAGCTTATACCACTGCGACCTGTATTTCTTGGAGAGCTACATCAAACCTCTGCCTGCAAATCACAGCACAGATAAGCTTTTCCGGCGAGGTGCGAGTCGTGCACTTTGCACTCCGCCTGCCTGTGATGCTTTCAACCTCAATGAGGTGACTATAGAAGAGggggagtgtgtgagaaagtgcaCTCTCCTCAACCTGACCCTGGCAGCCGAGTCCTGCCGAGAAAGGAGGCACGTGGCGATCAAGACGGTGCGAATCCCAGAAGTTGGCGATCTCCGAGCTCTAGTGGAGGATCCACGGCTCAATCTGAAGGTTGTCCATCTGGTTAGGGACCCACGGGGCATCTTGGCATCAAGGATCGAGACTTTTAGAGATACCTATCGCCTCTGGAGGATCTGGAGAGCCACAGGGCGCAAACCGTACAATCTCGACCTGAGCCAGATCACCACGGTGTGTGACGACATCTTTCATTCCATCAACACAGGATCTGAGCGTCCAGCATGGCTTCGCGGCCGCTACATGTTGGTGCGCTATGAAGATTTAGCGCGCCAGCCTCTTCAAAAGACCCGTGAGATCTACAACTTCCTTGGATTGACCATAGATAAAGGGGTGGAGGAGTGGATTCGAAATAACACCAGAGGAAGCAACGACAGTATGGCGAAGCATAAATACGGTACTCTGAGGGACTCGGCTGCCAACGCTGAGAGCTGGAGGCTCAAGCTCTCACACGACATAGTCGAATACACACAGACGGTGTGTCAGCAGGTTTTAGAGGAGCTCGGCTACAGAGCTGTGAACTCGCCGGAGGAGCTCAAGAACTTGTCCCTTTCGCTGATTGAGGACAAGACCTTTGCCCCTTTTTTGTAG